The following are encoded together in the Iodobacter fluviatilis genome:
- the tssB gene encoding type VI secretion system contractile sheath small subunit: protein MGKESTQKKLSRVRPPRVQITYDVEIGDAIENKELPFVLGVVGDYTGNTPQAKLKERKFIQIDRDNFDDVLKGMAPSLAMKVNNKLQDDDSQMSVSLQFESLADFEPQNVVNQVEPLKKLLDARRRLSDLRNKVVGNDKLEELLDEVVRDTEKLNQISQARPASAEE, encoded by the coding sequence ATGGGCAAGGAAAGTACTCAGAAAAAACTATCGCGCGTTCGTCCTCCTCGCGTTCAGATTACTTATGACGTTGAAATTGGCGACGCAATTGAAAACAAAGAGCTGCCATTTGTATTGGGCGTAGTGGGCGATTACACCGGCAATACGCCGCAGGCCAAATTGAAAGAACGCAAGTTTATTCAAATTGACCGCGATAATTTTGACGATGTACTCAAAGGCATGGCACCTAGCCTTGCGATGAAAGTAAATAACAAATTACAAGATGACGATTCGCAAATGTCGGTGTCTTTGCAATTTGAGTCATTGGCTGATTTCGAGCCACAGAATGTGGTCAATCAGGTCGAGCCATTAAAAAAACTGCTAGATGCACGCAGAAGACTCTCTGATCTGCGTAATAAGGTAGTGGGTAATGACAAGCTGGAAGAACTGCTGGATGAAGTGGTTCGTGATACCGAAAAATTAAATCAAATTAGCCAGGCTAGACCAGCCTCTGCAGAGGAGTAA
- the tagF gene encoding type VI secretion system-associated protein TagF — MLNNFKRAQDLPLQFAIFGKLPRRADFIRINATHPVALDIDQKFADSLKILAFQPDWQDAYMQASASEFMFHSRDLRGAFLGVALPSHDEAVRYYPLVAGVCIASDVLTGNEAEFLLANELFFSGLKDQLKSAADNSVEMIACRQFMEEQMSFSSRAVADLGLAAQLLERHMANTPAAVLEQALQRCAKGDLESTLLAFAFYLQLARRYGGSMASQVFLLPLPTGTGEEILGAAVWLSLCRAAIHAQGVNQIHFAFVNQSGVRYLALSLNPFTDKQLTMLWGQTIDPNQLVNVCDLQSPWRSHQSYAEASYILGRQLSDPTLSLLKLREIVVKITYGIS; from the coding sequence ATGCTAAATAATTTTAAACGCGCTCAGGATTTGCCACTCCAATTCGCTATTTTTGGCAAATTGCCACGGCGTGCAGATTTTATTCGTATCAATGCTACGCATCCCGTCGCCTTAGATATCGATCAAAAATTTGCAGATAGTCTGAAAATACTGGCATTTCAGCCCGACTGGCAGGATGCTTATATGCAAGCCTCCGCCAGCGAGTTTATGTTTCACAGCCGTGATTTACGCGGTGCGTTTTTGGGAGTGGCTTTACCTAGTCATGATGAGGCGGTGCGTTATTACCCGCTGGTGGCAGGGGTGTGTATTGCAAGTGATGTGCTGACGGGCAATGAAGCCGAGTTTTTGCTAGCGAATGAGTTGTTTTTTTCTGGTTTAAAAGATCAGCTTAAAAGCGCGGCAGATAACTCGGTAGAAATGATTGCCTGCCGGCAGTTTATGGAAGAACAGATGTCGTTTAGTAGCCGGGCCGTTGCAGATCTTGGCCTTGCTGCGCAGTTGCTAGAAAGGCATATGGCCAACACGCCTGCTGCAGTGCTGGAGCAAGCCTTGCAGCGCTGCGCAAAGGGAGATCTTGAATCAACCCTGCTGGCTTTTGCGTTTTATCTGCAACTGGCGCGTCGTTACGGCGGCAGCATGGCTTCTCAAGTGTTTTTATTGCCTTTGCCTACTGGTACAGGTGAAGAAATTCTTGGGGCGGCTGTTTGGTTGTCTTTATGTCGCGCTGCCATACATGCGCAGGGGGTGAATCAGATCCACTTTGCTTTTGTGAATCAGTCTGGTGTGCGTTACCTCGCGTTGTCACTTAATCCGTTTACGGATAAACAATTGACTATGCTGTGGGGGCAGACGATTGACCCAAATCAGCTGGTTAATGTTTGTGACTTGCAATCTCCGTGGCGCAGTCATCAATCTTATGCGGAGGCATCGTATATTTTAGGCCGACAATTAAGTGATCCTACATTGTCTTTATTAAAATTGCGTGAAATTGTCGTCAAAATTACTTACGGAATAAGTTAA